The Undibacterium cyanobacteriorum genomic sequence GCATTCACTATTCCAAATCGACTGTCGAGACTCACTTCTTGCATATCAATACCCTTTTAAGCAGGACCAATTCCAGAAAATAAGGCTCCGTCTTTCGCCAAATCACCACTGGCTTGCACACGCCTATTTTTTGCCGCAGCAAAATCAAGCATCCGATCAATTGCAATTTTCGCCTTCGTTGCAGTTTCGGAGTCCACTTGAATTTGATTTTCACCAGTCTCCAGAACTTGCAACAAATTCCGCAAACCATTCATTGCCATCCAAGGACAATGAGCACAACTCTTGCAAGTAGCACTGTTACCGGCCGTTGGTGCAACGATAAATTGCTTGTTTGGCGCAGCCAACTGCATCTTATGCAAAATGCCGTTATCCGTAGCAACAATAAATTGCGTTGCATCCAACTCGACTGCGGCCTTAATCAATTGCGAAGTTGATCCCACCACGTCCGCCAACGCAACCACCCCTGCAGGAGATTCGGGATGCACCAAGACTTTCGCGAGGGGATACTGCTCTTTCAAGACCTCGAGCTCAACACCCTTGAACTCATCATGCACCAAACAGGATCCCTGCCACAACAACATGTCCGCACCGGTTTGCTTCTGAATATAACTACCAAGATGCTTGTCTGGTGCCCATAAAATCTTCTTACCTTGTGCATGCAACTCAGCGACAATATCCAACCCTACACTAGAGGTCACCATCCAATCAGCACGCGCCTTGACTGCTGCGCTGGTATTGGCATAAACAACCACTGTGCGATCAGGATGGGAGTCGCAAAATGCAGCAAATTCCTCAGCATCACAACCAAGATCAAGAGAACATGTTGCGTCGAGATCTGGCATCAAAATCGTTTTCTCGGGGCTTAAAATTTTCGCAGTTTCACCCATGAACTTGACACCAGACACAACCAGCGTTTTCGCCTCATGATCACGACCGAAACGAGCCATCTCAAGCGAATCAGAAACACAACCACCAGTCTCTTCCGCTAGGTCCTGCAAATCTGAATCAACATAATAATGCGCAACAAGCACCGCATTTTTTTCCTTCAGCAAGCGCCTAATTTTCTCTTTTAGCTCACGCTTTTCATCCTGCGACGGCGCATCAGGAACGCGAGCCCAAGCCGAAGCAACACAACTACTTCCAGCTTCCATCAACGGACGTTCAAATTCAATTACTTTGGTCGCTTCCATTCTCATTCAACCCGATAAAAAACATTAGTTTAGCAAGTTACGAAAAACAAAATAAAAAAACCCGCGCTTCAGACCGAAGGGCGGGTTTTAACTTTATATGAATGGTGCCCGAGGCCGGAATTGAACCGGCACGCCCCTTTTACGGAAAGCGGCGGATTTTAAGTCCGATGTGTCTACCAGTTTCACCACTCGGGCACTCAACTTACGGCCGATCAAAGATCAGCAACATTCACTACGTCTTACGACAAATTGGAGGCGGGGGTCGGGATCGAACCGGCGTCTACGGCTTTGCAGGCCGCTGCATAACCACTTTGCTACCCCGCCATAAGCAAGCTCACGCTTGACTTACAACTCTGAACAAAAAAGGGAAGCTTGGCTTCCCCTCTGCATTCTGGAGCGGGAAAAGAGTCTCGAACTCTCGACCTCAACCTTGGCAAGGTTGCGCTCTACCAACTGAGCTATTCCCGCATTTTTACCGCTTCGCACTGCAATTAAATCAGCACTTTAAATTCTTGGAGCGGGAAAAGAGTCTCGAACTCTCGACCTCAACCTTGGCAAGGTTGCGCTCTACCAACTGAGCTATTCCCGCATTTTTACTACTTCGCACTGCAATCAAATCAGCGCTTTAAATTCTTGGAGCGGGAAAAGAGTCTCGAACTCTCGACCTCAACCTTGGCAAGGTTGCGCTCTACCAACTGAGCTATTCCCGCGTCGACAACAGGCGCACATTATATAGCACCCACAAAAGTTGTCAAGATTATTGACAATCAGTTTTCAGATTTTTCCTTAATCAATGGCCAAGCACGACGCAAATAGTAAAACATAGACCAAACGGTTAAAACCGCAGCAACTAAAATCAAGACTCGCCCAATAATTTCGGTGTGGATCAGCCCAAATAAATCACCATAGAACAACAGCATAGGAATCGCCACCATTTGTGCAGCCGTTTTTATCTTGCCGAGTGAACTTACCGCCACTGACTTCGATGCACCAATCTGAGCCATCCATTCGCGCAATGCTGAAATCGTGATTTCACGACCGATAATAATAAAAGCGATAACAGCATTTACGCGATCCCACTGCACCAAAACGAGTAGAGCACCCGCGACCATCAACTTATCTGCGACGGGATCCAAGAAGGCGCCAAAGGCCGAAGTCTGATTCCAGCGCCGCGCTAAGAAGCCATCGAACCAATCCGTTACTGCGGCGATGACGAAGACGGCCGTCGCGGCAATATTCTTTTCAGTTGGAGCAAGGAAATGATCTGGCACGTAAAAAACGCCCACCACCAAAGGAATAAGCGCTACACGAAGCCACGTTAACAAAATGGGGAAATTGAAAGGCATTTTTTTCTGTTTTTAAGCACTATAACCAGCATTATATTTTGCCCTGCAAATAGAGGCAGTATTTTTTTGCATGCAAAACCATTTCACAACATTACAAAAATCTAAGCCCAGTACCAATCATTCAGCGCAATCTTTGGTAGATTTCTTCCGCAAGCGCTCTGGAGATCCCATCGACCGTCATTAAATCTTCAACACTGGCCTCTTCAACCCCTTTTAAACCACCAAAACGGGTAAGCAAGCGTTGGCGCCGCTTAGGGCCAATACCATCAATTTCTTCTAGGCGCGAAGTTTGCCTTGCCTTCGCACGCTTTGCGCGCATTCCGGTGATGGCAAAGCGATGTGCCTCATCACGAATTTGCGCAATAAGCATCAGCGCAGCCGACTCTTTGCCGAGCTCTTTGGGTTCGCGCCCATCGACGAATACCAATGTTTCCAAGCCAACCCTGCGCCCCTCCCCCTTAGCAACGCCAACGATGAGACTCAAATCTAGTCCATATTCGACAAACACTTGCCGTGCAATTTCGACTTGACCTTTACCTCCATCGATCAAAACGACGTGTGGCATCTTACGTCTCGCATCAGGCTCTTTGCCTTCCTCCAATGTCTCGGACTGATCTAGCTTCAACGAAAAATGCTCAAACCTCCGCTGCAGAACTTGTTTCATCGCAGCATAATCATCACCACCAACAATATCCTTGATATTAAACCGACGATACTGTGCAGACTGCATCGCATGGTTCTCGTAAACAACACAAGACGCTTGCGTTGCCTCCCCTTGCGTATGACTGATATCAAAACACTCGATCCGCAACTCGTCCAGTTTTTCAACTTCAAGATCAAGCACATCGACTAATGCTCTTGTGCGCATCTGTTGCGCACCTTGTTCGGAAAGTGCGCGAGCCAAGGCAAGGTGCGCGCCCTTTACTGCCATCTCCAACCACGCCCGCTTTTGTTCTTGAGGTTGGTAAATGCAATAAATCTTGTGACCGCATTGCTCCATTATGGCGAGCATCAACTCGGGCGCATCAAGTTCGACGTTGAGCACCAACTGTGATGGAATGTACTGATCAGCATAGTGCTGAGCCAAAAATGCTTCCATCACTTCAGCCTCAATCTCCCCACCAATTGAGCCATGTGCTGCGTCAAAAATATTAGGGAAGTATGAGCGATCTCCTAAGTGCCGCCCACCACGCACCATTGCCAAATTGACGCAGGCGCGCCCACCTTCAACCACAACTGCAATAATGTCGAGATCTGCATCACCGCTAGTCTCCATGCCTTGCTGATGGAGTACTTTCGACAAAGCTGCCATCTGATTTCGCACCATTGCAGCGTTTTCGAATTCTAAACGCGCTGAGTAATCATACATTTTGATCTCAAGATTTTTTAAAATCTCACTCTGCTTTCCTCGCAAGAATTGCTCTGCATTCTCGATATCTGCTAGATAGGCATCCGAATCGATTTTTCCTACGCAAGGCGCGCTGCATCGATTGATTTGATGCAGAAGGCAGGGCCTTGTGCGATTTTGAAAAACACTATCTTCACAAGTCCTCAACAGAAAAATCTTCTGCAACAATTGCATTGACTCTTTCACAGCCCAAGATGAAGGGAAAGGTCCGAAATATCGATGTCTCTTATCAACGGCGCCGCGGTAGTACATCATACGTGGGGTCGCTTCATTGCTTATTTTCAGATATGGATATGACTTATCATCGCGAAACAGAATGTTATAGCGAGGCTTCAGAGCCTTGATGAGGTTATTCTCAAGAATGAGTGCTTCCGCTTCGCTGCGAGTAACAGTAGTCTCCATACGATCAATACGCTCGACCATCATGGCAATACGCGGGCTACTCAAGTTTTTGAGGAAATAACTCGAAACACGTTTTTTTAGATCACGCGCCTTACCAACATAAAGTACCTGTCCATTCACATCGAAATAGCGATAAACCCCTGGCAAGTGCGGCAACTGCGAAACATGCTCGAGCAATTTTGAACGAGAATCAGATACATCTGACGCACTTTCTATTTTTTTCGCCATTTCATTTTTCATTCATCGCTAATGAGGCTGCACTTGTTTCAAGTATTACGAAGGCAAGTGCATATTCCTTTTCATCGGAAATCGAAACATGGGCAACAAGACCTCGCTCACCAAACCAACTCGACAAGGTTTCATTGAACAAAAAATATGGCATGCCGGTATCTTGGTTTAGCAGCTGCACTCCATGCCAACTCATGGGCTCACGAAAGCCGGTTCTCATTGCTTTTGATAACGCCTCTTTCGCAGCAAATCGCGTGGCGAGATAACGCTCACCTTTGGCAGGATCATTGTCATATCTCATGCGAAAAACAAGTTGCTCGTCGACTCCTAAAATCTTGTCGGCAAACCGATATTGATGTCGAGCTATAGCATCGTGCATTCTTGATGTTTGAACGATGTCGGTACCGATGCCAAATATCATGCGCGAATTCCTACGAAAGAGAACGAAAAGAACTTAAGCTTGCAGGCGTGCCTTGACCATTAAGGCCTTCATGTCGGCGACAGCTTTGTGCCATCCCACAAAAACTGCTTGGGCGACGATTGCATGTCCAATATTCAATTCACTGATTCCTGGAAGCGCGGCAATAGCCTGGGTGTTTGTATAATGCAGACCATGCCCAGCGTTCACTTTCAGACCTAAAGCCGTTGCAGTATCGACCGCACTGGCAATTCTTCGCAGCTCAGCCTGTTGCGCATCACCATGGGAATCCGCATACTTACCTGTGTGAATTTCAATCACCGTTGCGCCGGTGTTTTTCGCAGCCTGAATTTGAACATCATCAGCATCGATAAACAAACTCACACGAATCCCCTCTGCCTGTAGTTTCCTCGTGGCGCTTTCCACTTCGTCAAAGTAACGAACCACATCCAATCCACCTTCTGTCGTTACCTCTTCCCGGCGCTCCGGAACTAAACACACATCTTGCGGGCGCACTTTGCACGCAAAGTCGATCATCTCTGCTGTAACGGCAGCCTCCAGATTCATACGGGTTCGCAACTCGGGGCGAATACGCAAAACATCAGCGTCTTTGATGTGACGTCTATCCTCACGCAAATGCAGCGTAATACAATCAGCACCAGCCTCTTCCGCCATAAGAGCCGCTTGTAGCGGATCTGGATAGTTTGTACCACGCGCGTTTCGTAAAGTCGCGACATGGTCGATATTGATTCCAAGGTCTATGATCTGTGTTTGCTGATGAATATTCATAATTTCTGAAGGTCTATCAATATTTGTCGCGTTTTTAAAGTCTGTCCTTGTAGATGATATTGGAGCAGATAACGCATCAGTTGTTTGCTTTGTGACTGTGTGGTTGGATCAGAATAATCCTTCGCGCTCATATCGCGCAAGGTTTTACCGATCACCACTGGACCACTTTCGAAAATCTGTGCTGGCTGCACTCCCGCCTCAGGATTCACAATATAACGCAGTTGTTCGCGGACTTGGGCACCACTTACCGTACAAAAATTCAGATCGCCCAATAATCCAGCTTGTTGAAGCAATGCGATTTCAAATTGGCGCAACGCAATCGCGGCACTAGCACCATGAGCTAATTGATTTAATGTAGAAACGTAATCTTGAAAGAGCGATGGCGCTGGCTCGCCTCGAATGAGAAATTTGGTGAGAAGTTCATTAAGATAGAAACCACAGAGAAGGGCTGACTTTTCAACAGGCAGCATCCCGCCAACCCATTCTGCATTCGTCATTGTTTTAACCTCCGCCCGCCCAGACCAAGCAACGTTCAATGGTTGAAATGTCTGCAGTACACTGCGCAAACGGGAGTGCGGGCGCTTGGCACCTTTCGCGACTAATGCAATACGACCGTAATCACGAGAAAACAAATCCACGATCAGACTTGTTTCTTTATAAGGATAAGAATGGAGCACGAAACCCGGTTGATGCGAAACTCGGAGTTCAATTTTCTCTGCACGTTTTTTAGAAGAAGGACGCGACGACACGTTCGTGATCGGCGAAAAGTCGCCAAGCTCGTCTAACACAATCTCATTTTCTTCGTTCGCCAATCTGGCCATCCCGGTCGGAGTTTAGAATACGCACAGATTACCGTGCTGCCAATCATTCGTAACCGTAGGCGCGCAATCCGGCTTCATTATCCGCCCAACCGGATTTCACTTTCACCCAGATTTCAAGATAAACTGGACCACCGAAGAGTTTCTCCATGTCTTGTCTTGATTGGCTCGAAATTTCTTTCAGCCGAACTCCCTTATTTCCGATGACCATAGATTTATGGCCATCACGATCAACCAAGATCGCGACAAAGACACGCCGCAAGTTTCCTTCTTGCTCGAATTTCTCCATGACCACGGTACTGGTGTATGGAAGTTCATCCCCAACAAAACGAAAAAGTTTTTCGCGCACAATCTCGGTCGCGAGAAATTTCTCACTGCGATCGGTAATATCATCCTCAGCGAAAATCGGCTCATTCTCTGGCAAATACTTCCGAATCTCGCCCTCGAGACTCTCAAGCTGAAATCTTAATGTCGCCGACACCGGCACCACTGCAGCGAAAGGAAATGCACTCATCACCTTTTGAGCAAAAGGCATCAAAATAGCCTTGTCTTTCACACGATCAGACTTGTTAATCACCAAAATACAAGGCACTTTTTTTGGAAGTAAATCTAACACTTGCTGATCGGCTGGACCAAACGTACCAGCTTCGATGATCATCAGAATGACATCTGCCGCAGTAAGAGTGTTGGTAACGGTTCGGTTCAAAGTACGATTAAGCGCGTTCGAATGCCGTGTTTGAAAACCAGGCGTATCAACGTAGACGAATTGAGTTTGATCTTTAGTTTGAATGCCAGTGATACGATGACGTGTCGTTTGCGCTTTGCGTGAAGTGATACTCACTTTGGCACCGATCAACGCGTTCATCAAAGTCGACTTACCAACATTGGGACGTCCGACAATTGCTATGTACCCACAGCGAAATTGAGAATTTTCCATGAATTCACTCATATTTTTTCACCCTGCGGCACATCTGGAACGGCAACATCAAGCGAAAGCTGGGCTGAGTCATCACCATTAGACTCGGCCGCTGCTGTTTGCACGGTCGCGATTCCTGCGAGCTTCATTTGCGCCTTACGTGTTTTATTCTTGCGACTAGCTGGAGTCTTCGCCAACATGCTGACTGCGGTATCGAGTGCAAGTTTTGCAGCGGCTTGCTCACCCGCGCGTCGACTGCCTCCAGTACCAAAAACTTGAATTTCCAATTTTGGCACCAAGCACTCAACTTCAAACTCCTGATTATGTGCTGCACCATGCGTTGCAACGACGTTATATTGCGGCAAGGCGATCTTTTTACTTTGCAAAAACTCTTGCAATAGCGTCTTCGCATCTTTACCGAGCGTAGTTGGATCCACAGTCGCCAAAATCGGTGCGTATAAGGATTTAATCACAGCACGCGCAACATCAAAACCAGCATCTAGATAGATCGCCCCGAACAAAGCTTCAAGTGTGTCTGCAAGAATAGAAGGTCGACGGAATCCACCCGACTTCAACTCACCTTCACCAAGACGCAAAAATTGTGACAACTCCATCTTCTGAGCGATCTCAAACAAGCTCTGCTGTTTCACTAGATTCGCCCGAACTCGAGAGAGATCCCCTTCGTCAATTCGATCAAAAGTCTCGAACAAGATCGAAGCCACTACACAGTTCAGTATCGAGTCTCCCAAAAATTCCAGCCGTTCGTTGTGGCTGGTACTATGACTACGATGTGTCAATGCCTGCTGCAGAAGTGCAACATCCTTAAATTGGTGCCCCAAACGTTTTTGCAGCAATTGCTCGTTCATATTCTTTTATTCGGCCTTACGTGTTCTTGTTTTAATTTTCGCAGTAGAGCCTTCATATTCCAACAACAGACTTGCTGGGCCTACCAAAGGAATCTTTTTTGTATAGTAGAAACTTACTTCGTAGCCAGTTTCATCTTTTTCGAACATGAGATCACTACCCTTGATTGAAGTGATGTAGCTCACCTCAGCTTGCTTATCAAAAGCAACTTGCATGTCTCTCACGGAGGCACCGGCTGCTTTCGCAGTCACAATTGCCCGTTTTATCGCAAGATATTCCATCGCAGTAGGCGTGATCTTCGCAGCCAATAGCGCAATCATTGCAATGATACTCAACAAGAAAATCAGACCAACTACCGACATTCCCTTTTGAGAGGAACGGAAAGAAGATGCAATTTTTTGGGAATTCATGTTAAGACCCTCCTAATTATTGAAAGCTACCAATTCTCTTCATATCACTAAGATTCATCCAGATAAAGACTGCCTTGCCAACGATGTTTTGGTCAGGTACAAAGCCCCAAAAGCGACTATCTTGGCTATCATCACGATTGTCGCCCATCATAAAGTAATGTCCCGCAGGAACTTTACACGAGAAACCATCTTGATAAGATTCGCACACTTCGGACCCCTTGAAGTTGAGCTGTGGATCTCCAGGAGCTCGCAGATCATTGTTTAAAATACGATGGCTAATACCACTAAGATTTTCTTGAAATTGTGAAGAATATCGACCTTCCTTAGCATCGTGCAAGAACTGAGTTTGCTCCTGATACTCTAATGGAACACCATTGATACTCAAGCGTTTATTTTTGTACGTTACTACATCGCCCGGAACTCCAACAACGCGCTTGATGTAATCAAGACTCGGATCCTCTGGATATTTAAAGACCATCACATCGCCACGCTCAGGATCATTAATTTGAATGACTTTGGTACCGATAATTGGTAGGCGAATACCATAGGTGTACTTGTTAACTAGGATTAAATCACCCACATACAACGTTGGCAGCATTGAACCTGATGGAATCTTAAAAGGCTCAAATAAAAACGATCGCAACACGAATACCATTGCAATCACTGGAAAGAAACTACCGGTATATTCAACCCAAGCCGGCTGTCTCAAGATTGGCTTGGTGATCGCATCTTGTTCATCAGCACTCAAACGAGCTGCCCCACCAGCTTGCTCTAACGCCGCTTCAGCCATTAACTTACGACGTTTTGACCAAATCAACAAATCGAGGGTCCAAATAACTCCAGTCACCAACAACAGAATGAACAGGATCAGGGCAAAATTCTTTACTAAGAATTGAAAACTCATTTTTCTTCCACCTGCAAAATCGCCAAGAATGCTTCTTGCGGAATCTCGACCGAACCAACTTGCTTCATGCGTTTCTTACCGGCCTTCTGTTTTTCCAACAGCTTGCGTTTACGCGAAATATCACCGCCATAACATTTTGCGAGAACATTCTTACGTAAAGCTTTTACGTTTTCGCGCGAAATAATGTTAGATCCAATCGCGGCTTGGATTGCTACATCAAACATTTGACGAGGAATCAATTCACGCATTTTGGCCGCGACGGCGCGCCCCCTATATTGCGCATTCAAACGATGCACAATGATGGCCAATGCATCGACTTTTTCACTATTGATGAGCATATCAACCTTCACTACGTCAGCCGCTCGATTTTCTTTGAACTCATAATCCATCGATGCGTAACCACGGGAGGTCGATTTCAAACGGTCAAAGAAGTCCAACACAATTTCGGCCATCGGCATTTCATAGGTCAGCTTTACCTGACGTCCGTGGTAGCTCATATCCATCTGTACACCGCGTTTCGAAGTACAAAGTGTGATGACAGAACCGACATACTCTTGTGGCATGTACAAATTCACCGTCACAATCGGTTCACGCACTTCTTCGATCTTGGACGGATCGGGCATCTTCGATGGATTATCAACTTGAATAATACTTCCATCACCCAACACGACTTCGTACACCACCGTTGGAGCGGTAGTAATCAAATCCATGTCAAATTCACGTTCTAAGCGTTCTTGAACGATCTCCATATGAAGCAGCCCCAAGAAGCCACAACGGAAACCAAACCCAAGCGCCTGTGAAACTTCTGGCTCATACATTAATGCCGCATCGTTGAGCTTGAGCTTTTCGAGGGAGTCGCGCAAAGCATCATATTGATTGGCCTCGACCGGGAACAAACCTGCAAAAACCTGCGGTTGAACTTCTTTAAAACCGGGCAAGGGAGCGCTTGCAGGATTAGAGACCAGCGTGATCGTATCGCCTACCTTTGCCGCCTTTAACTCTTTGATACCAGCGATGATAAATCCGACCTGTCCCGCTGTAAGTTCACTTCGGCTCAAGGATTTCGGCGTAAATACACCAACACTCTCCACCAAATGTTGCGCTTCGGTCGCCATAAAACGAATCTTATCCTTAGGGCGCAATGTACCATTCACAATACGCACCAACATTACTACACCGACGTAGTTATCAAACCATGAGTCGATGATAAGCGCTTGCAATGGTGCATCAGGATCACCTTTTGGCGGTGGAACTTTTTTGATGAGACTTTCCAAGATATCTTGAACGCCAAGACCGGTCTTAGCAGAGCACTGAACTGCGTCGCTCGCATCAATCCCAATGACTTCTTCAATCTCGCTGGATGCATTAGCTGGATCCGCTGAAGGCAAGTCAATCTTATTCAACACTGGCACAACTTCGACGCCTAATTCAATCGCCGTGTAGCAGTTAGCCACGGTCTGAGCCTCAACACCCTGGGATGCATCAACAACCAACAAAGCACCTTCACATGCAGACAGAGAACGACTTACTTCATAGCTAAAGTCAACGTGTCCAGGAGTATCGATCAAATTCAGATTGTAGATTTCACCATCAAGCGCCTTGTACTGAAGAGCTGCCGTTTGCGCTTTAATCGTAATGCCACGCTCCCTTTCAATATCCATGGAATCGAGAACTTGTGACTCCATTTCGCGCTCGGATAGACCTCCACATAACTGAATGATTCGGTCGGCCAAAGTCGACTTACCATGATCGATGTGAGCAATAATTGAAAAGTTACGAATGTTATTCATCTGAATCAGCTAGCAATTACAAAAAAGGCGCTCTTGACTGGGCAATGATCCCCAGGCGAGCGCCTTTTCAATGGGTTATGCAAAAACGACATTTTACCGGAATTCGGTACTAATGACCTATTTTTCCTTGATAGAAACAATTAAAGTTACTCAAAAGACATCCAGTGCGACTTAATGAGATCCAATTACATTACGTGGCGAACTGCATTCCCATAGGCATGGCTAGCCTACCATCATCGGGAATTCCCCACTTTGTATCATACTCAATCTTGGCAAGGTATAGCCCATCAGGCATGAAGGTCGGCGCTGCAAGGCTGCGATTTTTTGCAATCAACAGCTCGGCCATCCATTCCGGTGGACGCCTCCCTGACCCAACGAAGAGCAAAGATCCAACAATATTTCTGACCATATGATGCAAAAACGCACTTGCTCGAACGGTAAAAACAATCAATTCGCCAGAACGACGAATGTCAACTTGATACATCGTCTTAATCGGAGACTTTGCTTGACAGCCAGTTGCTCGAAAACTTGAAAAATCATGCTCGCCCAACAAGTATGCAGCCCCTTCCTGCATCCGATCCAAGTCCAAAGGCCGAAAAAACCAACCAGCCCTACCGCTCAATGTTGGAGATCGGACAACGCTGTTCAGCAAAACATAGTGGTAGGTTCGTGAAAATGCGCTAAAACGAGCGTGAAATCCATAGTTATCGAAAGTTTCAGCATTTCCGACCTCGACAGCCCACTTCACCGCAACACTTTTTGGTAAAAACGAGTTGACGCCACTCACCCAAGAATACATTTCACGATTGAGCTCGGTATCAAAATGAACCACCTGTTCTAGCGCATGAACACCTGCATCGGTTCTACCTGCGCAGAAAGTATGTATAGGTTCACTACCAAACTTAAACAAGGCCCGCTCCAAGACGTCTTGAACCGTAGCACCATGCGGTTGCGTCTGCCAACCCTGGAATCCCGCACCATCATATTCAATACCTAAAGCTATACGCTTCATATGATCCCGAAAAACAAAAAGGGCGCGTACAAAACGCGCCCGTCTTAAAGACTTAAACCTATCAGGATATTTCTTCCAGCATCACGCGAGCACGCTCAACTTGATCTTTAGAACCGCCGCGCAACACCTCTTCCAAGAGTTCGCGAGCGCCTTCCTTATCCCCAATTTCTTGATAGGCAACCGCCAAATCAAGTTTGGTTGCCATCTCCGCATTATAAGGCGAAATTTCGTCAGACGATGAACCATCCGCAGACGCCTCAGGAATCTCGAGCTCTACACCGCCATCGGCTTCTGGCATCACAAACTCTAAGGCTGAACTTTCAGACACATCTGTAGCTTTCACTTCATCCACTTTGCCAAAATCGAGTGAAGGAACATCCAAGTCAAAATCAGCACCTGATGGAGCTTGAGCTGACTCTTGACGTACCTCTAATACTGGCTCTTCAGCCTTGATATCATCATCAGTACCGAGATCAAAATCAATTGAACCAAAATCGATCACTGGCGCAGGCTCTTCTTCGACAACTTTATTGACCGTGCTAACCGCATCAATCTCTGGCAGCGTCGGCGCAAACTCGAGAGAATTATCGGCCGGAGATGACGATTCTGGTTCGGACGCATCACTGATGTCCAAATCGAAATCCAGAACTGCGTCATCAGATTCAGCCGCATTCGAAGCACGAAGATCACCACCAACCTCTGATGATGCAAACTCATCAGACAGAGCGTGTGCGGTATCGATAATACTAATCGATTCCAACATATCCTCAGAAAGCGAACTATCCAAAATTGGATCTGGTTCCAAATCCTCGAGCGGTTGAGTAGGCACACTCAAATTGGCTGGATTAAACGATTCAGTGGGAGCACTCGCACCAGCATACAATGGATTATTTG encodes the following:
- the rnc gene encoding ribonuclease III, which produces MNEQLLQKRLGHQFKDVALLQQALTHRSHSTSHNERLEFLGDSILNCVVASILFETFDRIDEGDLSRVRANLVKQQSLFEIAQKMELSQFLRLGEGELKSGGFRRPSILADTLEALFGAIYLDAGFDVARAVIKSLYAPILATVDPTTLGKDAKTLLQEFLQSKKIALPQYNVVATHGAAHNQEFEVECLVPKLEIQVFGTGGSRRAGEQAAAKLALDTAVSMLAKTPASRKNKTRKAQMKLAGIATVQTAAAESNGDDSAQLSLDVAVPDVPQGEKI
- a CDS encoding DUF4845 domain-containing protein encodes the protein MNSQKIASSFRSSQKGMSVVGLIFLLSIIAMIALLAAKITPTAMEYLAIKRAIVTAKAAGASVRDMQVAFDKQAEVSYITSIKGSDLMFEKDETGYEVSFYYTKKIPLVGPASLLLEYEGSTAKIKTRTRKAE
- the lepB gene encoding signal peptidase I, encoding MSFQFLVKNFALILFILLLVTGVIWTLDLLIWSKRRKLMAEAALEQAGGAARLSADEQDAITKPILRQPAWVEYTGSFFPVIAMVFVLRSFLFEPFKIPSGSMLPTLYVGDLILVNKYTYGIRLPIIGTKVIQINDPERGDVMVFKYPEDPSLDYIKRVVGVPGDVVTYKNKRLSINGVPLEYQEQTQFLHDAKEGRYSSQFQENLSGISHRILNNDLRAPGDPQLNFKGSEVCESYQDGFSCKVPAGHYFMMGDNRDDSQDSRFWGFVPDQNIVGKAVFIWMNLSDMKRIGSFQ
- the lepA gene encoding translation elongation factor 4: MNNIRNFSIIAHIDHGKSTLADRIIQLCGGLSEREMESQVLDSMDIERERGITIKAQTAALQYKALDGEIYNLNLIDTPGHVDFSYEVSRSLSACEGALLVVDASQGVEAQTVANCYTAIELGVEVVPVLNKIDLPSADPANASSEIEEVIGIDASDAVQCSAKTGLGVQDILESLIKKVPPPKGDPDAPLQALIIDSWFDNYVGVVMLVRIVNGTLRPKDKIRFMATEAQHLVESVGVFTPKSLSRSELTAGQVGFIIAGIKELKAAKVGDTITLVSNPASAPLPGFKEVQPQVFAGLFPVEANQYDALRDSLEKLKLNDAALMYEPEVSQALGFGFRCGFLGLLHMEIVQERLEREFDMDLITTAPTVVYEVVLGDGSIIQVDNPSKMPDPSKIEEVREPIVTVNLYMPQEYVGSVITLCTSKRGVQMDMSYHGRQVKLTYEMPMAEIVLDFFDRLKSTSRGYASMDYEFKENRAADVVKVDMLINSEKVDALAIIVHRLNAQYRGRAVAAKMRELIPRQMFDVAIQAAIGSNIISRENVKALRKNVLAKCYGGDISRKRKLLEKQKAGKKRMKQVGSVEIPQEAFLAILQVEEK
- the truA gene encoding tRNA pseudouridine(38-40) synthase TruA yields the protein MKRIALGIEYDGAGFQGWQTQPHGATVQDVLERALFKFGSEPIHTFCAGRTDAGVHALEQVVHFDTELNREMYSWVSGVNSFLPKSVAVKWAVEVGNAETFDNYGFHARFSAFSRTYHYVLLNSVVRSPTLSGRAGWFFRPLDLDRMQEGAAYLLGEHDFSSFRATGCQAKSPIKTMYQVDIRRSGELIVFTVRASAFLHHMVRNIVGSLLFVGSGRRPPEWMAELLIAKNRSLAAPTFMPDGLYLAKIEYDTKWGIPDDGRLAMPMGMQFAT